Proteins found in one Aminivibrio sp. genomic segment:
- a CDS encoding extracellular solute-binding protein, protein MRKHAGKALLSLIAVLLLAGACFAEELYPGENALAEAARKEKGLNSYDTGPTWANWQALFDGFEKRYGIQITWNDLGSGATVVRLDKERNNPQGDTAYYFMPSGDAAREKGVTEPFKPVNFDLIPDELKDPEGNWFCVHKATVVFVINKNLVKETPKGWQDLLDPKYSKSVVYLDPRTAGIGYAIVIATTYAHGGDLDRLDKGIDYLAALQKAGNVRMIEKTTEFDKFVKGEIPIWITYDMNAYRARYIAGLGDAIDIVIPEEGTITAPYAMSLVKGGPNPNAGKLWLNYILSSEGQGLFAKGFVRPILPGFEMPADVADKFLPASDYARAKDVDWVKAQKVQKEAASLWGSKVLGEN, encoded by the coding sequence ATGAGAAAACATGCAGGGAAAGCGTTACTGTCGCTGATTGCGGTCCTCCTTCTCGCGGGAGCCTGCTTCGCGGAAGAACTCTATCCGGGAGAAAACGCCCTCGCGGAGGCCGCACGGAAGGAAAAGGGGCTCAACAGCTACGACACCGGTCCCACGTGGGCAAACTGGCAGGCCCTCTTTGACGGCTTCGAAAAGCGATACGGCATCCAGATCACGTGGAACGACCTGGGCAGCGGGGCCACGGTCGTTCGGCTCGACAAGGAGCGGAACAATCCCCAGGGTGACACGGCGTACTACTTCATGCCGTCAGGAGACGCCGCTCGGGAAAAAGGGGTTACCGAGCCCTTCAAGCCGGTGAACTTCGACCTCATCCCCGACGAACTGAAGGATCCCGAAGGGAACTGGTTCTGCGTCCACAAGGCCACGGTGGTGTTCGTCATCAACAAGAACCTCGTGAAGGAGACCCCGAAGGGATGGCAGGACCTCCTCGACCCGAAATACAGCAAGTCGGTGGTCTACCTCGATCCCCGGACTGCGGGCATCGGATACGCCATCGTCATCGCCACCACGTACGCCCACGGGGGCGATCTCGACCGTCTCGACAAGGGGATCGACTACCTGGCCGCTCTCCAGAAAGCGGGGAACGTTCGCATGATCGAGAAAACCACCGAGTTCGACAAGTTCGTCAAGGGCGAGATTCCCATCTGGATCACCTATGACATGAACGCCTACCGGGCCCGGTACATCGCCGGCCTCGGCGACGCCATCGACATCGTCATCCCCGAAGAGGGCACCATCACCGCACCCTACGCCATGAGCCTCGTCAAGGGCGGCCCCAACCCCAACGCGGGCAAGCTCTGGCTGAACTATATCCTTTCATCGGAAGGGCAGGGACTCTTTGCGAAAGGGTTCGTCCGGCCCATTCTTCCGGGATTTGAGATGCCGGCGGATGTGGCGGACAAGTTCCTCCCGGCCTCCGACTACGCCCGGGCAAAGGACGTGGACTGGGTGAAGGCCCAGAAGGTGCAGAAAGAGGCTGCCTCTCTCTGGGGCAGCAAAGTGCTTGGGGAGAACTAG
- a CDS encoding ABC transporter permease has translation MERRSGTWLLLLPLAAVLGLFLLWPLALVLWESLFIEGRFSLDNYLSLFVRKLYRESLTTSLVLSASTAVLGTAVGLPLSYFVHKTGGRAKNILLALTAVPLTLSGLVVGFAFIVLLGTSGFITIILRELFGINPLEFSAFLFTWRGLVIAYLYFLIPRMILTMTAAWSNADWSLVEAAVSLGAGPVTVLRRVLFPMLAPAILAGSSLLFAVSMGAFGTAFALTGTAVKILPLVIYTHVSELSSDIAKADALAIVLTLVTTGVIIAYEKFFTSPSSAR, from the coding sequence ATGGAGCGCCGGAGCGGAACATGGCTTTTGCTGCTGCCTCTCGCGGCGGTGCTGGGGCTGTTCCTGCTCTGGCCTCTTGCCCTTGTACTGTGGGAGAGCCTCTTCATCGAGGGGAGGTTCTCCCTTGACAACTATCTCAGCCTTTTCGTGAGGAAGCTGTATCGGGAATCCCTGACCACGAGCCTCGTTCTCTCGGCGAGCACGGCCGTCCTCGGGACGGCCGTCGGTCTGCCGCTCTCCTACTTTGTCCACAAGACCGGAGGCCGGGCGAAGAACATCCTTCTCGCCCTCACGGCGGTTCCTCTGACCCTGAGCGGTCTCGTGGTGGGCTTCGCCTTCATCGTCCTCCTCGGGACCAGCGGTTTCATAACCATCATCCTCAGAGAGCTGTTCGGCATCAATCCCCTCGAGTTCTCCGCCTTCCTCTTCACATGGAGAGGACTCGTCATCGCCTACCTCTATTTCCTCATACCCAGGATGATCCTCACCATGACGGCGGCGTGGAGCAACGCCGACTGGAGCCTCGTGGAGGCCGCCGTGTCCCTCGGGGCCGGGCCCGTCACGGTTCTCCGGAGAGTCCTCTTTCCCATGCTTGCTCCGGCCATCCTCGCCGGCTCGTCCCTGCTCTTCGCCGTGAGCATGGGAGCCTTCGGCACGGCCTTCGCCCTCACGGGCACGGCCGTAAAAATCCTACCTCTCGTCATCTATACCCACGTTTCGGAACTGTCGTCGGACATAGCAAAAGCCGACGCCCTGGCCATCGTCCTGACGCTGGTGACCACCGGCGTTATTATCGCCTACGAAAAATTCTTCACGTCCCCGTCGTCGGCCCGGTAA